The Cydia splendana chromosome 2, ilCydSple1.2, whole genome shotgun sequence nucleotide sequence ttacgtatttcttgcaatttcttttttaaaatccttcgttattttccaaaacagtcaaacgTGATAAGACCGTACAGTGAGtcaatagattttgtttaaatgccaTCGAAAATTAAGTTGTTTAAGtgcgaaatcgcaaaaaaggaagtttatgtcgaaatttccattagatgaagaccggtatgtattgctttagatacctttagccttattttggtgtagcaggctattaacacatcgaaaattagatatttcatatccaatgtcattgtgaactagggatgtactacaagtatcgataactgcagcctaattttttatcaatgtaaatagtaaaataaaatgagtgaatttccTGATAACTTGCATGcaacatgactataattatttctccgaatatttttagtggaaaattatCTATCATCTGTGAATTAATGGAAtgtacattatattatatatttttggaatctagtaattatttaagattttaacctaacatataagaaaatgtatgtgtgtctgttttaatgattaaatgttttcagatgcagGCAGTGGGTCAAATAAGTGGTAACggaagacttaattttattattcaagaatataatatactgagtggtccaaaccttgacgtccaaaatctttttttaagattcctcacgtcgtgggctatcagaatatactccatgtatgttagccgatttttcgtagttttcgagttatgattttttaaacttttaacttttgttatggaattccggggttcccatacagggtggcaaaaaaataactgcattcccgttaccagggagattttgggattatactgagcaacttttactatgggactaaccctaaaaaatttacccttccatagaaaatggaccagccagccaaaatgtatgaaacagcaaaattattttttcgcgatttcgtggttggtcccatagtaaaagttgctcagtataatcccaaaacctccctggcaacgggaatgcagttattttttagccatcctgtatgggaaccccggaatttcataacaaaagataaaagtttaaaaaatcataactcgaaaactacgaacaatcggctaacatacatggggtatattctgataggccacgacgtgaggaatctaaaaaaaattttggacgtcaaggtttggaccaccctgtatagaaaaaatcatttatactgggtcaagcaaatcttgtcggtagaaaaaggcgcgaaattcaaattttctatgggacgatatcctttcgcgcctacatttttcatatttgccgcctttttctactgacaagatctgcttgacccagtataagtTAGATTTCCACATTGTAATTTTGACACAGGTGAACACACATTTTCCTCTGTTACCTGTGGACCGTCGAaccgtcgggatgtattttaaattaatgatattaaattagttaaaaaaatccttttacatattttaacaaataaaaatcgtgTTCTCATTAGTCTACTCAAAGAAcactatataattataacatacgacttaaatgtggactcgattctaacctgatttcgagtacgaaatttgttgacaggggcctatgtttcaaccctccccaatttatcgatatcgataaaatacgcaagcgtgtagcataccacactatttaagtctgttatgttggtactattgttctttgacagttctttgtcgtacatgttggtaATGGTCGGAGAACCAAACTCACAAAAATTGATTCCagtcgctagtatggaagtcccgtctcttaaaacgtagtgattatattctctttgggaCAGACCGACGCGCTACGAAGATGACAGTTTGCTCGCAAATTAAAATTGCTAAATTAGATTGCTAATACTGCCGGGGAAGAGTAAATACCATTTTACAACTTGATAAGTGATAATTTAAGTCCATGGAGTATAATAATTATCCAGTCTTATTTCAGATGCAATTTGATACGAGATAAAAATGGATCAACAATTCTCATTGTCTTGGAACAACTTTCATGGAAACCTAACAAAAGGATTCGCCGGCTTATTAGGAAACGGTGAATTTGTCGATGTAACTATTGCGGTAGACGGCCATTTACTACAGGCTCACAAAGTAATTTTATCGATATGTTCGCCTTACTTCAAGAAGATGTTCCAAGTAAATCCGTGTCAACATCCAATTAGtaagttaaattttatttatagataAACTTTGTGTATTCAAAGCAGTATGTTTCTCGGTAGAGTGTTGTATTTACTTTTACGATTCTGATAGCTTGCATTATATTGAGATGTGTTGCAGTTGTCTTGAGAGATGTTACACACAAAGCCATGAGGGATCTGTTACAATTTATGTACAATGGAGAAGTCAGCGTAAAGCGAGAAGATCTCACTAGCTTTTTAGGCACAGCAGAAGTTTTGCAAATCAAAGGATTGACCAATAAAGAGGTTAGTTTTTATCTTCTTTAAATAGGTCCACTCCAAACCAATACTACATGTTACAATAGGTATAGGATGCGTCAATTTTTTCTATTTATGTATTAGACCTTGTTGTATGTATTTAACTTTGTTTTAATGTACCTCACTATCTTGGTGCTGTCCTATTGAGCtaaaatttgtaaattttatgtaaacctgtgacTGTAATATGGTACAATCCAGCTGATTCGATGATGAGAGACGAAGATGGACAGAGAAACTTGAGGATCtctgataaaataatgtgacttCATTGGTTTTGGGCTCAATAGAATTATCTCAGAAGTTTCAtaaataaggttttttttggactataatttctttaaaaaaaaatctctttaaaagcttgtcaaattttaatttattatatacaaTAAGATTAATAAGCCTTCTTTAAATCCATTCAATGCAACACACTGTAGGTTTATTTGTTTCAGACGGTTTCTTAATAAACCAATACATTTTTGAATAACCATTTCATCTAAACAATACTTACGATCagtaataattatacctacctagAATTATTTCTACCATAAACTAGGAATAGTAATGATTAGtaatttgatatatttttacttttcagACTGATGAAGAAGACAATGAGAGAGAACAAAATTTATCTAAACATGATAATGAATTACCAAGCTCCACTCCTGAGCCCGAACCATGCCCTACAGAATCTTTTGAAAACACTAGAAGTGAGGACACTTCCCAAAATGATGTGCAGGATATTTTTAAACAACAGCAATTTATAGATAAACTTCAGAGGCTAAGCAGTTTAAAAAGGAAATCTGAAGAGTTTCTTCAAAAAAATTACTACACAGATGTGCTTAATGTAGAGAAGAGACCCAAAACTAAGGAAAAACAAAACATTCATCTACATTCTAATAACTATGATAATATAAGAAATATGTATGATGTACCAGTAGATGCCACAACACCCTTCAGCACACATATAACCAGAACAATAAAAGATGTCAATGACAAATATAAGGAATCTGAAAGTGCACTAGATCTAAAAACTGAATGTGATGACAGTGACATCATAGTCACTGACCCAGCTATTTGCAATGATCCAAAGAATTATGATGGATCTCTGGAAGGACAAAAGGATTTATCAATGGGACTAGATTACCACTCTCCGCAAGATAGTAAGTAATATAACATGTTATATATTTCTAAACTTTTTAAACttactattactactactatATTTCTAAACTAGGTGTACGTtaaacacatttatttttatgctaCTGTTTAAGAACCACCTACATAATCATAGACATttgttttggttatttttaaGTTACACTTAAGTACTAAAgcttgtttgtttgtttatttatggGTGTCTCAAATATTGGGACATTCAGGATTGTGTTGAAAATGcaatcatttttattttcacCAACATTACGCCAATTTTATTTTGCAATGCCTACATACTGTGAAAACACGATGGCATTTTCAACATTACTGTATACTTAACTGCTGAAATCATTTTATGTTTTGCAAATGTTGTAATGAAAATGCCCATCGTGATTTCAGATTGTCCCAGTCTGAACTCACTATTCATCGATCTAAAAAACTTAGTAAATGGTAAAGTGGCTAACAACACGTTGAGAACTAACCCACATGAAGATTACCCGAGCCACAGATCAGAACATCGACTGGTAACCATACCACAAAAAGAAGATGGCAAAAAGAAGTACCCCCAGAGATCTTGCAGACTATGCTGGAAAATCGGAAAAAGGCGTGATACCAGATTTATGTGTAGTGCCTGTGAACTACCATTTTGTAAATC carries:
- the LOC134804752 gene encoding transcription activator GAGA-like isoform X2; the protein is MDQQFSLSWNNFHGNLTKGFAGLLGNGEFVDVTIAVDGHLLQAHKVILSICSPYFKKMFQVNPCQHPIIVLRDVTHKAMRDLLQFMYNGEVSVKREDLTSFLGTAEVLQIKGLTNKETDEEDNEREQNLSKHDNELPSSTPEPEPCPTESFENTRSEDTSQNDVQDIFKQQQFIDKLQRLSSLKRKSEEFLQKNYYTDVLNVEKRPKTKEKQNIHLHSNNYDNIRNMYDVPVDATTPFSTHITRTIKDVNDKYKESESALDLKTECDDSDIIVTDPAICNDPKNYDGSLEGQKDLSMGLDYHSPQDSALSLVVNDTCENQQLPVRYKYIYSRKGHKQLVHMNFVYTKHSTTHGKTSWRCVQYFSLNRCPATVETIDTMIYAVNHQHNHEDCYEKLSKNSIYEMNVLPK
- the LOC134804752 gene encoding transcription activator GAGA-like isoform X1, producing the protein MDQQFSLSWNNFHGNLTKGFAGLLGNGEFVDVTIAVDGHLLQAHKVILSICSPYFKKMFQVNPCQHPIIVLRDVTHKAMRDLLQFMYNGEVSVKREDLTSFLGTAEVLQIKGLTNKETDEEDNEREQNLSKHDNELPSSTPEPEPCPTESFENTRSEDTSQNDVQDIFKQQQFIDKLQRLSSLKRKSEEFLQKNYYTDVLNVEKRPKTKEKQNIHLHSNNYDNIRNMYDVPVDATTPFSTHITRTIKDVNDKYKESESALDLKTECDDSDIIVTDPAICNDPKNYDGSLEGQKDLSMGLDYHSPQDNCPSLNSLFIDLKNLVNGKVANNTLRTNPHEDYPSHRSEHRLVTIPQKEDGKKKYPQRSCRLCWKIGKRRDTRFMCSACELPFCKSPCFEIHFNDILKVSQFQGDYYAP